The Vigna angularis cultivar LongXiaoDou No.4 chromosome 9, ASM1680809v1, whole genome shotgun sequence DNA window TGCTTCAAAAATTGCTACAGAGAGCACCAACCACCCACCAACACTGAAAATTTTAAATGCAATGCTTCCAAACTCATCAATCAAAACACAGCTGGATTCACTCCAAAACCATACCCTTCATTTTCTGAGAATCAAAAATATCTGTGTCATAATTGAGAAACAGACACGACACActttagatgaaaatgaaaatggtgaTCAAGTTTGAATCAGAAACCTGCTACAAAGtgtattaataaaaaacttagcTTCACAAAACGACACAACGAGTACAATACAAACAACAACgttcacacacacatatacccactattcaaaaatcaaattttcaccAACGTGGAAGCCAGTGTCCGTGCTGAGGGAGAAGGGTGCTTATGTTTAGTGTAAAAAGGCTTAAAGGTCGTGCAGGTTTGATAATCGGACGGTGGAGAATGCGAGTTGGACAGACAAGGTTACCGTTGGgatttgttaaaatttgaaaatgctTAGGATTTCTTTTGTACGTTGCAATATGATGACGTGTAAGAATTGCCACGTGTGATGTGGGGACAGATGCTACTTTTCAAAGAGATTAAAATGAGAATCCCACGTGTGAAGTAAACGGATCATGAGGAACTGTTCTCTTCAGTTCAGTGTTCAGTGTTATGGATTTTGAATTTGCACACATTTGACATTGTTTTTGCACCAAATTACGAAACTACCACTGATAAGAAGTTTGGTGAAGCAAAGCATGTGAGGTTGTTGGCTTGGTAAGCTCATAGAAATTGCCACTCGATTGTTAGTTCCAGTTTCTATGCATGGttcatacatatttttttttatataagtataatatataaaaaatattatcaatcagtatgaaattttgaagaactaataaagaaaatatttttattgacaaTCATGAAAcaagaaatgataaaaaataaaaataattaataagttcTAATTAACTAACAGGCCAGATATATGTTTAGAAGATGTggtaaataataaacaaatcaTTTTCTAATGTTCAGAATGGAGcttaattttaaatgaatttaaaatattacatgaaaaaatcattttctaggACAATCtaaattcttttcaaaatgaTGCAAAGTAATATGAAGTTTCTTTTaaggtaaaattttaaataaaacgtGTAAATAGAAATGGTATacgatgaaaattaaattactttatctGAATAAAGAATTTGAAGCACGAGAAAACTCGAAGTGTTTTTTATTAGAactaagtattttaaaaaaaaagtaaattgattGAAATATTGCGACAAAGGTTTTGTTAATGACTATGTCggtattgatatttaaaaaacaaatctcTTCGTATAATACAATTGTTTACTTGGTCtctaagaaaaacataaaaaaaacgttagttaaatatttaggaaagaaaaaaaattgaacatttttctcataaattaaaaacataaattctttaaatattattaaaataattataaaatgatatttaaaaacttATCTCGTTTCTTCATAATTTGCGGAGAAATAGTAACAACAAACCAATACAGAGACAGAATGATTGAGGAAGACGTTTATGTTTTGAGTTGTAAATTTCATTGTTGACCAAAATTCTTGAATGTCATTTAAATTGATAAGAATCACAAATTGATGTTTGAATAGCTTTATTGTCGTTATTATATGTTTGGTCAGattaattttgtagaattgaaGGTGGAAAAAAAAACTCAGTTTTTCGTTCAAATGTGTTTTGTTTCCACACACGTATCGTTAAAAACTTTTTccgacaaaaaataaaatataaaacaatgttAGTTTTGCTTATTTTAGCTTTATGCTTTCTGTTATTGACTAATCATATTATTAGTTGATCCCATGTACATGTTGTATGTTTGGTGGATTGTTTGTTTGATCTAacatatgaataataattattttttcaaccttagataattaataatatttctcttctctgattgtttttctttttttttcaatttctataCATAATTTTCACATTGTATCAATTATTATCTATGTTCCATTCCTTTCAAAATATCTTCAActtagtttttctatttttatttttatttcttttaacttttaatgtttgaatttCTATGAATCGAATAACTAAAATTTGTAATAGTATAGAATAATTTGTGacagaaaatgaaataatagcAAAAGTTTAAtcttgaaattcttgaattctTGAATTCTTGAATTGAACAACAAGATCAATTCTTAGTTACATGACTCTTGGCATTAGTTAGTAAGTATATCAATCCTCACCAAGGAGGTATTAGAAGACTTgcattatttaaaaacttagAAACACATAATGTCTCTAAAAAACGAGTTAAGATTAGAAAATTGAAGTTGTAGGTACGAGTAATTAAGAAAGATAAGTCaataaatgaatttcttttatcaatGAAGCAAATTGTAGATTTGTTAGTTGCATTGGATTGCAAATTTCTCTAGAGGATCACATGGAGACTATTCTTGATAAGTTCAGAGAAGAATGTGATTCGTTTATCATTTTCATCACATCATAGTTGGATCCATAAACAATTTATTGGGATCTTACTTGCACAAGAAGaaagatttgaaaaacaaaaaggaaattgATATCAACTTGACACCATATACAACTACAATTAGAAATCATAATACAATTTATGGCAGAGGCAAACTTGAATCTCAAAACTATAGAGAAGATTACGATGATCATGGAGGAAGAATAAATAATGGAGGTAGTTTTCAATCTAAAAAACGATAAATAAACTTGTTGTAGAGACATTTTAGCAAAAACATGTGGTTACAAAACTCAAATTCAAGAGCTCGAGGTACCTTTTGTGATAAAATATGGTCATGTAATTGGTATTGTTGACAAAGGTCTAACCATCAATTCTAAGGAActccataaattaaaaaaaaaactcaatttgaCACTAAAAATAACATTCATAATAATCAATGATTTCTTGTTACTCTTATTACTATCTTGGATCCATTATGATATCCAATCAATGGTGTTTCTCATCAAACTATCAATAATGAAGAAATTTCTCCACAAAACTACATACAATGGTCCAAACAATGTTAAGATAGGTAATGACATAGgtttacaaataaaaatcattggttattttgaattgttgttgtttgattccTCTATAAATGTTGCCTTCATTCCTCCAATTTATATATCTTGCCAAAAACCATCTTAACAATGAGATTAAAGTTATTCAAACtgataatgtaaaaaaaaatgaaattcacCACTTATCTTCAAGAGCAAGTCATTTAACATGAGCTTTCATATTCTCACATCGACCAACAAAAATAGAAATCTTGAGAGGAAACATTAACACACCATTGAAACTAGTTTAACTTTTCTAGCTTTGGCATCATTTGTTCCTAATTTTTAGGGTGAAGCTTTCATCACAGTCATTACTTTGATTAAACTATTACCTACCATAACTCTAAATTATAAATTCCCACGTGAAATTCTATATCACAGAGAACCTTACTTTTGATTCCACTGTACAGAGAATCTTTAGTTAATACACgcgattttatttttacatttgaaTCTATCAGCTTTTAGCTATTGAAGAAAAGTTGATGGAGATTAAACTATTATCGGACAAAAGTTATTATAGAAAGGATTATTGTGTGTAGATTTGTTTACTTCTTTCTTTCCTATTTCTCGTTTCTTCCTTTGAGAGCATTGGTTGGTGTGTTTTGGTTCATTGTTTGACTCATGTTTTCAAAAAcctttgttatttattttggcATTAACTTTCGCATACCTCTAGTGTTCCTTCATCTTCATTGTTCTGGTGTTGTGCTTATTCATAGTGGTTAATGAGTCAATATCCTTTGATATTTCATCTTTATTGGGttatattcaaacaaaaaaattgattatgtcAAGTACACAATCAAttatgttgataaaaaaaatgacatgatcgtgcataatcaattatgtgttttttttcttccccataattaattatgcattgaccataattgattatgcatGTGTTTTTGTTGCTTCTTGTTGTATAAGCATGGGTGATTACATTTTTATGTAATCAAGTTTACCTTATTTTTATAGTATATGTGATGTATATAGATTAATAATGTCTATGATGTTTGTGTGCATGAGAGATCTTTCTAGGTTGATTTTGGTTAGGTTAACTGAGTATGGTGATAAATAAgtgatattaatattaatagatTATGGGGGTGGTTTTTGGAATGCATGATTGATTATcatttgtgttgtttgtttgtGGTTTTGTAAATGTTTATTGTATTTAGCGTCTCCTTCCGTATGGGTATTTCATTATGTGTTTGGGTGGATTCATTTGTTAATTGGGGTTATATTTGTTTTGATACAGAGGTTCTTTAACCTTTTAGGTATATTAGTCAAgtaaatttctaaatatttttacattttattttgagGTAGATCATaggattaattttttaattgtttgtgtAATTATGATtgtctaattttattttctaagtaCAAATATATTGCTTGAAATTATGGATGAAACAATTAATggtaacatattattttaaattagaaattattaatatttactaatctaaatttaatgaaactgtgcatatttttttaacacatAAGTAATAGTTTTTATGCAtagaaaattttgtatttgtgGTAGTAACTTTGacatggaaagaaaaaaaagactattGATATAGAAGAGGAAGACATCGATAATAATGTTGTAAGTGTGAGTGTAAGTTTAATTTGACACTTACAACAATAATTATAAGTATGTATGCAACTATAACAATCACAATCATTTGTGACATTGTTTATGTATTACATGTGGTTTATGTTGAGTAGTTTGAcaaaaaagtttagaaaccttatttttcaaaaaagagTTACGtagcatttattttatattataccTCATTAACATTGAACAATGTTGCAACATTATTTGAATGAGACCAGAAGAACTCATCCACTTATGTCAATAATTAAGTGCAACTATAACCTAATGAAGTATGCATTTTAGTTGACATTTGAAGAAAAAAGTTACTAACTTTTTGCATCATTAGGCATAATATAAAGaatcaaagtatattttttctttccttgttCTAGAGAAATAGCATGCCAACACTTTTATAATCTATTGAATATGTGATAATTATGTTTGAGGGATAATTTTTAGTACAACTATTGAGGAACAATGTGCAACTTCATATcctaaaaaataacatatttactTATTCTTTAAGGTAATGTTATCACAAAAATGGTTGTTCACATACAtatattctataaaaaaattattataaaatattaggaTCACTTTGTTACcctttaaaattgtttatagGTCATAGACGAAACTCATGTATTAAGGAGTCGAGATCGAACATCCCCCACTTTTGAGACAAAAAAAGGTTGGCCAACATAGAATGTATAAGCAGTTTTTGATTTCGACATGAAATTCACATGTTCTAGGTGAATAGGAGGAAACAACATCTAATtcaagaatattaaaaaatgtccTCATTAGAAAGAATTCACTTGTAATATCTTAAGgtcaaataatataattcatgTGTCCTGACAtagtttttaaattcttataaatataaattgagtgtatatagataaatactactTTAGATGtcaaattcatgttaaaaaGACATTGAATAACATCATATTGAGTAATTCATCACTTAGAAATGTAATTAAAAGAGAGTTTAGTATGTTGAAAAAGATATTTCTCATGATACTAAGTGAAAGTAAACCCTGTTATTCTTTTGAgacaataacaaatataatcTCAACATGTTGCAttcttaacatttttctttGAGGATGCATAATGATCAATCACTGTTTGATGAAGTGTATTGAGAATTGATGGAGCAAGAAATGgataactcttttttttttgaaaagatgattataaatgatgaacaacAATTATGATATTATAGTTGATGAAAAGGGAGAGATGGTGAAAATAATCAAgattttgtaataaattgtatcatgaatattttttttatttgattgatgTCTTGGCTAATTTTctatataatgttattttcattACATGAGTTATCTTTGTAAGTTACAAAAggaatagagaaaaaaaaatatagtatcaAATTCTATCTTACATCTACGAATTCACGAAATGATAAATGACTTGAATTATGTATATTATGTATATTGATTAATATAGTTTATAACACAATGTTAGATAAATGGATTGATGGAAGTTGAACCATCCAAGCATATACTAATATTATTGAATCACTTAGATAATttagttttgttattattataaaaaataatgtaaaagtaaataaataaattgaaggAGAGATGACGCAAGATCCTAatttgtttaataaactaaatggATTCATATAACATAAATTCACTTAAGAGTTTGAAgctaagaaattttaaaaataaatgaagtgtttcatttaaaaaagagtattttaaaaataaaattatttaattgaaatgttacaatattattgatttttctaATAACTAAGTGGGGATTGatatttctaataaaaagtCTCCTCGCAGTCACATTTGTATAAAACGATTGTTTACTTGGTCTTTGGATAAAAAGAAATCACTGATAAACGAcaagaattttaaaatcatGGATTAAATATTTGAGAAAGTTGCCattaggaaaaatatttttctcataaattaaaaacacaaaaaatctataaataatattaaagtgtaatttaaaaacttatccCATTTCTTCGCGATTTACGGAGAGATAGTAACAACAaacaaatacaaacaaaattgaTTGAAGAAAACATCTTTTGAATTGTAAATTTGAGGGTTGTCGAGAATTCTCTAACGTAAATTAAATTGATGAAAATAGCAAATTGATGCTTTGAATAGTTTTGTTGTGATCATATGCTTGGTCATATTAATTTTCTAGTTTTGAAGTTGGAAAAAACTCAATTTcgttcaaaaattaaaaatattattgtacaCTCTGAACTAATGATAATTTTAGTGTCAAAAGGTTATTGTCGTCATATCACACGTGTGAAAATTTTTGGTCACTGTCGCTGATTTACTTTTTGTTATTGAAATCATTTCTGCAATGTCTTCATTAATTCAAACTCGCTTACAGTTATCCGTCTTAGATGCCTTCTTTCTTAATTCAACTTTTTCTGTTCTAAATTAAGTCATCAAATCCAATTATTAAAGAGTTTTAATTCACTTGTAGGTCCTATACTATTTTACAGATACACAATTTTAAttgtacatttattttttaattttacataaaaatattaatatggaTGTGTACGTGGGATATTAAGATTTAATTTGGAACTTTCCTATTGGTATCATACATGGATAATTACTTTCGTACTATTTATATTCTTATCAttcattcaatatttaattaatttgaatatatctTAATTGTAAAgcacaaataaaaaagataaaataaatttcataaatatttttccgaagtaaaaatattgtatttgatGATTTTTCGAAAAATATATTCGCAACTTGATAATATATCAAAGATAGATTGAAAGTGTttaattctaaatatttaaatgacCATGTACTTAATTAAACgctataataattaaaattaaacatgcACAACATAAactaaaaggataaaaatatgaatttaattttaaataatgttagcagcaatatttcttattatttataaaatagcaacgatatttaaatataaataattacaataactCTTAAACTATTAAAATGTCAACccaataaataaatcaatttttggAGTTATATAAAGCAATCACAATAAAagatacataataaaatatagactcTTAACACAATATTTACCTATCATGTATTCATCAACATAATGAAACTAAGGAATGAAGAGCAGTCTTACCTTCGGTTTAAAATATGGCAAACGAAAGAACATTTTTCAGCAGAAGAAAAATCCATAATTTGACATGCAACACATTTAATAACATCTAGAATGTCTTTACCAATTTAAGGTTCTAACCAAACATAACAATAAATACATAACTAAGTCTGAGTTTTTGCTGCCAAACTAtggactaaaataaaaataaaatggtctAACAACAATTTCACAGTCTACAGCTTTTCCTCAAGAACGTGACCTTTCTCGGGGTGGTGGAGACCGGCTGCATGAACAGTAAAAAAGTCAGAACATAACGAAATAGCACCAAAAactattttaagaaaacaaaacaagtaaATTAGATCAAACCTATCATATCTCCCATTTATCGGACTTTCAGCTCGTTCATACTTGGGGCTTCCTTTTGTTTCTGGTCGGGAAGATGGATTTGATCCATGACCATAATCTGGGCTACCCCTACCTCTACGATATGGACTGGGCGATCTACCACGACCATATCTCCCATCAGGCGAGTCATGAGCTCTTCTTTCAGGACTGTATCCGTTCCTTCTATCTCTGTCATCATCATCTCTTATGGCATACTCCACCGTGATAACACGGTCCATAAATTTGCTGCAAATCAAGCAATAAACAATCAAAAAGAGGtctaaacaaataattaaaaaatatatcccCTTCCCCCATACCTTCTTTTATTCATGTTACTGAATTCAGAGTATTGCAAAGGGGTAAAAGTTCGGGGAATGAGGAAACACGAAAACTAGTTAACAATTGAGAAGGCAATTACAACCTCAGGTTGGTCGCCTCCAAAGCTCTAGTAGCATCCTCCTGTGATTCATACTGAATAAAAGCAAAATTCCTTCTGAtccttatatttaaaattttcccATAAGGGTCAAAATGTCTCTCCAGATCCTTTGTCCTAGCGTGAACTGgatcaaaattaataacaaacaATGTTTTGGATGGCCTTGAATTAGATGAAGGTTTTCTGGAATCACCACCTGACCTTCTACTGTCACGTTCTTGCtacaaatcaaaataaaaatacagtgaacgttaaaaacttaaattttgaaCAATAAACCAGAATTACAAAATAAGCAGCAAATATAAGCACAAGTTCCTTTGAATAAACAAGCATGTGTCAACTAGCGAGACTAGGCACAGTTAATATAGATTTGTAGTATGATAAAAAGTATGTACACAAGGTAGTATAATAACTATACTTTGGGTCTCACAGTGCAATTTACTACCTACCACAACCTACCTTAGTCCACTCAACACGAATCCGACGTCCCTTTCTACCAAATTCAGTTCTATCAAGCCTTCTGATTGCATACTCAGCATCTCGTTCATCTTCCATGTAAATGAAAGCAAACCCTGAGAAACAAGAATGTTAAACACAAAACAGCACataaatacttaatttaaacatttgaaGACTCCTGGCATGAAGACAATTTAGGAATGATGGTGTGCATCAACTTTGCTGATGAGATAAAAATTCAACATAAATCGTGAATAAAAACTGTCAAGAAGTACCACAACACCTGCCACAGTTGCGAAATCATCATGGTTTCTATGTTGAAACATGTTGGAAATTGAACACTGAGCAAAAGTCATGAAGAATGAAAAAGCAATGAATGCTGAGGATATGCAGAATGGCAGGGCAAGGACGGATCAGATTATTTCTTCTGGAAAAATACAAGAAGGAGAAGCTGGGGCACATTCTAGAAAAGAAATGCAGAGAGGCACATCCATCCAAGAAGAGCATGGACATTCCAACTTTCCAAGTAATCCTGCCACAAAGAAATGATTGAGTATGGGGGTTCATATCTTAATGACAGTTCTCTttcttaaaaaggaaaagaaaatgtacATCCATTCAAAAGAAACTAGTCAAAGAACATCATCTTGACCCTTTCAAGAATCAATTGAGGATAGAAGTCACGGTTGACAGTTTTGGGATGGTAAACCTTGGAAGAATCAATGGACTCCGGGTTCTCAAGCATGCTCCAATTCTCGTTCAagagcaaaaaaaaaacaaaaaaacagaaAGTTTTAAGAGACTAACAAAAAAATGCATCTCATCCGTTACACTCATCCGGTGCGTTAGAACAAAAATTTTTGGTTAACACAAACATGAGGAATTACTACTTATACTCCGCCAAATGTGCAAAGAAAATAAGTGACAACTTAATTTGCTTAACAGTTTCagaacaataaataattttcttccttttgtttCCTGGTGTATCCAAACCGACATCAGAAAAGGGTCAATGAGTTCTATGATTCATTTCAATGGTTGCACATAACATTTTCCTGTCCCAAACATATGTGACTCAACCCAAGTGGACAATTTTATCTCAACTTCCACATCCTCAAACACCTCCATTCACTGTGTAACGCCAGCCGACCAGCTTCCTTGCAAATGAACACACTCATCTGTGAAACATCAAATCTTCCAGCTCATAGAACCCATCCAACTACCACGCGGCAAGTTCAGCACAACAACAACCAAAACGTTTAAAAGTATCACAGCAAAATTTAAACTTTGCCACCCAATATACCAAACctattataaaaaatcacaaTCCAGAACATATGAAATCAAAATTCACAAtgcaacaaaaaatttatcctGAGAAAGAGCACTaataaactaaacaaaattaaattaaagaaacgAAAACAAAGAATAATATACCAGATTTCATGTCGACTCTATCGACTTTCCCATATCTTCTGAAGAGCCTCTCCACATCAGATTGACGCGCGTCGAAATCCAGGTTCCCACAGAAAACAGGCCTCATTTTTCCCTTCAGCAAAGTCAAAGCTTCGGAATCTCTTTGCACGCGACCTGCAACAGTGCAAGGAAAAACAAGTCATAATCGCTTATCAAAACCGATGAAATCgaagaaaaaaattggaattGGACGGATCGCAGGTGGAGGAAGAAGGAAGTGAAGTAGATCTGATGTTGGGTGGAAGAATGGTACCTAGCCGGAAGGGCGGAGGGTTTGCGATAGAAACCCTAGGCCTAAGATTGGGAATATTGCGATACGAGAGAGAGAGTAAGAGAAAGTGAAGAGTGAGGAAAAGAAGGTAATGTTCACATGAAATCATACGGCCACGTGGCATGAAGTTCCTTATGTACTTAAAAGAACTTTTAAACAtttcttgttttaaaaaatacaattatgtTAATTATGTCTCTAAGGGTGATGATGTAATTGTTCATATTTCAAAGTTTGATTCTATatggtttttattttctctagcctaaagtataaaaaaactaataatattaaacaaaGCTATATTATTCAAATACTGTATGTGTTTTAATAtctcatatattataaaatcttgAGAACTTTTATGTTCTAAGTCGGCGGACATTCAACAAAGTCATCAATCTCAAATGATGTTTATGATTTCCTACTCAACCGTTTTATCTCTATCTCACAATGTAATGACTAATGAAAGTAATTCTCTCTTTCCTTTCTACCATATATAACGTAAGTATAGAATCATGGCAACATGTAAACAATTGCTCATAAATAAAGTCTTcacatgatttttataataattaataattagtaatcaataattaataattaataattaataatgtaacatctcattttagtaaaataaaactattaaaataaaacattacataGATGATAACTTACCAGAAATAACATCATCTATGCGACTCTTTCACTTTCAACCTATGTTAAAACGATTGAAAAGACGTTCTCCCTAATCTCACACCATTTAGGTGATCATCgtaaaagagaaaacatacaCAAAGATAGACAAGAAGAGTAAGTTAGATAAACAAgacaattcatatatattatattacaatttcaaacattagttaaaaaaaataaaccataaCAATCCATTCATCCTATACATGTCATAACCTAGACAAGACTCATTCGGATTAGGTATAAATGTCGAATTATTGGTAGTCTGTGCACTTATAATGGTAATATAGCTGGCTGAAACCAAGCTATCatacaaggttagtccattTCAATTGCCTAAGGCCATGATCAAAGCCTATAGACAAGAACCTCTCGttactctcaccacatgactcacccctctctacttaagaatgaatgattattagagtgtCGGAATAGACCATCAGTCCAAAGCTCCATACATACatacaataacaacaacaagcATGACCATGCAACCTCTCCACGAATCATGAAATTACGTCCAACAACCATTGACTTCATTCACAAACTTTTCTTCATAATATTCATATGCATCATTTCTATTCACATGTAAATCATATACAAATCCATTCATTTTACATTTACTAACATCATATAAGATCACTAATTATAATTCAAAGAACcaaaatcaaccaaacaagTCATAAGAAGTTagaaaataacacaattttctttAAGGCATCTTATTACCTACATTTAGGTAAGGAAAACAGCTTAGGAACCCACACcaacaactaaaaaaaacatatgtaGTTGCGCTTGAACTCCCAAGGATTGGTGCTTagtgtaacgccccggcaacttaTAGGGAATATTGACTGCCCCCACACATCAACACGAGGCTTTccaatgtgctttgtcctcacttgcacactttctgggaaaacttcccagaaggtcacccatccctaaaTTACTCCAGACTAAGCatgcttaaccatggagttcttatgggttaggctacagaaaagcaaatgcattttggtagcctaacccataagaactccatggttaagcgtgtttagcctggagtaatttagggatgggtgaccttctgggaagttttcccagaaagtgtgcaagtgaggacaaagcacattggAAAGCCTCGTGTTGATGTGTGGGGACAGTCAATATTCCCTGtaagttgccggggcgttacaagtggtatcagagcctagcctcttcCAGTatggtgtggttcgaggacgaaccatgcggaagctggtgggcatgtgacacccgggcactgacgagggcggagagtgatcgccggtgcaaAAAGCCACGAAGTGCAAGGGGCACaaacaaggagcggctcctagCAGACTTCCAatggaagggacacatggatgaatcgaacatacaccggaatgagagggatttagagactgtataggtatgggactatacagttgaaggatagcttaaagggaatGTAACACCCCTTACGGAAAGCCactataaaataacaaaatccaaaattttacgccagttttttttcttttaaagtcctcttttatagagtacttACACATTGACTATTGTCATAAGCATGCAACAAGGGTCATGCTaagtattattaattgtaggtaCTACCATAGGATTTGACATCAACACTACATATTCTTAGCCTACAAGACTCCACCTATGTCTTATTCAGtttcaagataa harbors:
- the LOC108347701 gene encoding serine/arginine-rich splicing factor RS41, with amino-acid sequence MISCEHYLLFLTLHFLLLSLSYRNIPNLRPRVSIANPPPFRLGRVQRDSEALTLLKGKMRPVFCGNLDFDARQSDVERLFRRYGKVDRVDMKSGFAFIYMEDERDAEYAIRRLDRTEFGRKGRRIRVEWTKQERDSRRSGGDSRKPSSNSRPSKTLFVINFDPVHARTKDLERHFDPYGKILNIRIRRNFAFIQYESQEDATRALEATNLSKFMDRVITVEYAIRDDDDRDRRNGYSPERRAHDSPDGRYGRGRSPSPYRRGRGSPDYGHGSNPSSRPETKGSPKYERAESPINGRYDSRSPPPRERSRS